DNA from Drosophila gunungcola strain Sukarami chromosome 3L unlocalized genomic scaffold, Dgunungcola_SK_2 000002F, whole genome shotgun sequence:
AATTtcacttttgcttttgttattgctgctgcggcggctgctTGTGGGCATCTACATTTCAGCGTGTTTTCCTTTCTCGGTGCGACTTCAAGACGTTCGCGAACTTCTGATATCGGTGGGCAATACAGTGCACAACCTGAAGTGCATTTCTATTGCAATTTAATACgaaaaaatggcatttaaatTTGGCTTTTTCTCGTTTATTACCGCTGCGCCTTCCACCAGTGTGATCGCGGCTTGACTGTAAAAAAATACTGAGAGTTCTCTCAAAAATGTACTAAAATATACCATATAAATAAAGGTTGGAAACTCTGATAACTTTAACGGTGATCCAAACCCAGCCAATGCCCGCTTTACTGTGGGCCAAAAAGTACATTTCTTCGCCATAAAGCATAGTTTATGGAATATATTAACAAATTATACGTAAACTTCTTATTGTACAATTACATCtctaaatcaattaaatgctaattttatgttttcctGTCGAGGCAAAAAAGAACATCCTCTTTTCAAACTGCTTTGTATTTTTATCTAGATAAGCAATTCTTAAAAACCAAAGAATCTACAAAGctgtacttttatttttctgatttgaGTTGTTCGCCAGCCGATTTGAATAACAAATTACCAGATTCGCTCATCCGAATTTTTGTAAGCTAATTAGGCGCATTGCCACTCAGGCACTTATCATTTAGGTAAACATTTGTATGGCACATCTTCCGATTCATTTGTTAGGTTAGCGCCCCAGGAAATAATCACACTTATTAGTAGTCGTACATACGTTTATTTTATCTCTGcttgatttacaaatttattttaattcgaCCATTTTGACTTTAGCATCAAACATTATATTCTGCAAGCAGCAGCGACCTATCAAATGTTGAAAGAAGTTCCGTTTACTGCTTATGATTGGGaactctttaaaaattttaaaatattccatgcaaaacgaaattatttttaaaactttaagacaaaagtaaattataattagtTGAGGGAATCCCAGCAATGTACGAGAACggtatgtgtgtgtggctggatccaacttaaatttattatgcTCGTAATACTTACAGCTACGTACGATCAGGGTAAGTTAAGTTAATGTTACAgaaatatagatatatataacTGTTGCAATGAATTTCGCGCTGCTCGGTTCGCCATCTACGCTTCCCCGGCCTGAGAGATGGACTGATGACGGGATCTTGAGATTGGCTGGTGCGGTTGGCGCTTAGATTTTACGGGGTAACGGATCGAGGAGCTTCAAATTCAGGTTAAACGTTCGCGAAATGCCTGCACAATCCGGCAGCAGCCATCTTAGCATTAGgggtttctttaaaattaggTATAGAGCATTTGAAGTGGGAACGGGAAACTGGCTGCAGTTGAGGTTGTGGATATAGTAGGTGTAAGTAAATTAGGTGAGTAAATTAGCTCGTCGCTGGGAATTTGTTGCAGGGTTGGATGATCGAGGTCTTGCGTGCCGGCACGGTTTCGGGCGTGGGAATGGCCTCCCCGGTGGGCACCTTGTTGGCAAAGACCTGCTTAACGCTGCCACCCTTCTGCTTGGCCATCTGGTAGTCGCCCGAGTCGAAGAACTTTTGCTGCGGgggaaaaattaagttatatttttgagCACGGTTGGTGAAATGTCCAAGGGATTTTCAacattttcctttatttaatcaatctaaaaactttggcaaatcaattttaaaatttaaacctaTAAATCCCATTTTTTACCAAAGACAATGTAAGTTTTTGACAATAGTTAATATAATGTGGGAATTATAGAATCAAATTGAAAGCAACGCTTTTaagatgtttaaaaaaaagatatcgATTAACACGGACAACTAATCAACTATCCTATAGTTATTGATTAAGGGGGTATATAAGAATGTGGGGGGCCATAAGCACTCACCCTCTGCAGCCTTTTCTGGAGAAATGCCGAGTGACCGCCTGGCACTCGCATTCCACTGGGATACTTGGACTTGAGCTTCTCCTCCTCGATCTTCTCGAGATCCGTGAGGTTGACATTCTCAGCGGCCTCGTTGTCCTGGGGCGTGGTGGCctggctgttgctgttttccTCCGCGGAACTCATTGTGGACTGTCTTTTTGGGGGCAAAGGCAATTGAGAGATTGAGGTTAGCCGGGATACGAAAATGGTGACATGGGAAATGGGGGGGGCAATGGGAAAACAGAATCAACGGGGCAACGGATTTTGGAGGCGCGCAAAATGCCAAgataaaattgcatttcatcacacacacacacacacacgcacactggCAAGCAAATCCAGGGCAGGCGCACGCACACTTGCTAATATATGGACGCGAAATATTATAGTAATAATCGGATGTGCaaatattgctttaattttttatatatacttatacGCAGACGATaaggtgtatgtgtgtgtggatgtTTGTACATAGATTTGTGTGCAAGGCGTAGTTGCTCACCTTTTGCCTGTAAAATTTGACGATTAACTGTTGTTTTCCTTCTTTTGTTCTTCACCCTTCTTCTGCTTATGCGTCTTCTTCCCTGGAATCGAATCGGTTTTGCTTTGCCAATTAGCGTGCCGAATTAGCAAAGCGCACTGCTATTCGCAACCAATTGGGGGAAATGCTCTCGAAAACGACTAAATCAGGCTGTTACACGATATTTATATATGGAGTGACGGAAATTCTCAAGGCGACtcaaaagtaaaattattttaacactTTACAGACGCGCTGGGAGATGATGCAAGCAGTGTGACCGCAGTTCGACCGTTAAACATGATGTTAGAGATGTACTAAAAGATACCACAAAAGAAATT
Protein-coding regions in this window:
- the LOC128257126 gene encoding alpha-endosulfine produces the protein MSSAEENSNSQATTPQDNEAAENVNLTDLEKIEEEKLKSKYPSGMRVPGGHSAFLQKRLQRQKFFDSGDYQMAKQKGGSVKQVFANKVPTGEAIPTPETVPARKTSIIQPCNKFPATS